TTTCAGGGCCTTTCTTCACGCCAAGCTGATTCCACGATGGTCCAAAACGCGCTACGCAACGGCCATGTCCACCACCTCGATCCCCTCCGCCCGAACGCGCGTAAAACCCCGGGTCAGCTTTGACCGTTTCCGGGCCTGGCTGGTTGCCTACGCGACCGACCCCTCGGCCCGGCTCTGGCTTGTGATCCAGCTCGCCATCCTGCATGCGGTGATCTGGACCCTCATCCTGATCAATCTCAAGGCCGCGCAGGACGTTCACATGGACGTCGCAGAAGCCTGGGGCTGGGGCCAGAAATTCCTGTGGGGCTATGGCAAGCATCCGCCGCTGTCGGGCTGGGTCGCGGGGCTCTGGTTCTGGGTTTTTCCAGCGGCGGACTGGGCGACCTATGCGCTGGCGATGGCGACCGTGAGTATCGGCATGGTGATCTGCTGGCTCGTCGCGATGCGCGTGGTCGATCCGCGTCGCGCGTTCCTGGTCGTGGTGATGGTCGCGCTCTATCCGATCTTCAATTTCAAGGGCTTCAAGTACAACCCCGATCTGCTTCAGCTCGTGACCCTGCCGCTCGTCGTGCTCGCTTATCTCAACGCGTTCGAGAAGCGGAGTTGGCTATCCGGCATCTGGCTGGGGCTCGCCGGCGCGTTGGCGCTGATGACCAAATACTGGGTGCTGACCATGATCGGCGCCATCGGCCTTGCCGCGCTGATCCACCCGGAGCGGCTAAAATTCCTGCTGTCGCCGGCGCCCTGGGTCGCAATCGCGACGATGGTGGTGGCGATGATCCCGCACATCGTCTGGCTGGCGGATTCGCATTTCGTGCCGCTGACCTATGCCGGCGATACCTATAGTCTCGAGGATGCCGGCCAGGTGCGGCAGCTCGTGCTCGGTTACGTCCTGCACAATGCCGGGCTGCTGGCTGTTCCCGTCGCGCTTGCCGCGCTCGCGATGGCACTGGTGCCGCCGTGGCGGACCCTGCTGTTGCGCGCACCCTCGCGCATTGTCTCGCGCGCCTG
This genomic interval from Bradyrhizobium guangzhouense contains the following:
- a CDS encoding glycosyltransferase family 39 protein — encoded protein: MSTTSIPSARTRVKPRVSFDRFRAWLVAYATDPSARLWLVIQLAILHAVIWTLILINLKAAQDVHMDVAEAWGWGQKFLWGYGKHPPLSGWVAGLWFWVFPAADWATYALAMATVSIGMVICWLVAMRVVDPRRAFLVVVMVALYPIFNFKGFKYNPDLLQLVTLPLVVLAYLNAFEKRSWLSGIWLGLAGALALMTKYWVLTMIGAIGLAALIHPERLKFLLSPAPWVAIATMVVAMIPHIVWLADSHFVPLTYAGDTYSLEDAGQVRQLVLGYVLHNAGLLAVPVALAALAMALVPPWRTLLLRAPSRIVSRAWARGGNPGVNLSQARNVWIIQIIVAAGPPLGALAFSIYIKTDWGISLFFLVPLALVAIPTLRVQSAVLFNIVAIWLVLSVATLFASPWIAAHEMAANKDNAATYGARSELARELTQAWHSRFASRWAIVAGTMESIQPMVFYSPDHPVAFIPNEAWSSGLTTLDEVKKDGFIGVFDPTDGRLPAFEKWVSEIAPNAERMVMTTRRFTHGKAGPAMTWNIYIAPPAK